One region of Candidatus Bathyarchaeia archaeon genomic DNA includes:
- a CDS encoding winged helix-turn-helix transcriptional regulator yields the protein MSEKKKLAKKTDAAIEAFRTERLRWVLGISQVGPKVDEQKYKVTSAKIMKDEIERQQILGEIKETGSLTIKEISEATKIGPKEVLRHIIALRKIGAVSEAGEKEGGYLYKTG from the coding sequence TTGAGTGAAAAGAAGAAACTTGCCAAAAAGACCGATGCAGCCATTGAAGCCTTCAGGACTGAACGACTTAGATGGGTTCTCGGGATATCGCAGGTTGGGCCAAAAGTAGATGAGCAAAAGTACAAGGTTACGTCTGCAAAGATAATGAAAGATGAGATTGAACGTCAACAAATTCTTGGCGAGATAAAGGAAACAGGGTCATTAACCATAAAGGAAATCTCAGAAGCCACAAAAATCGGTCCGAAGGAAGTGCTTAGGCATATTATTGCGTTGAGAAAGATTGGTGCGGTTTCTGAGGCTGGCGAGAAAGAGGGCGGATACCTCTACAAGACTGGTTAG
- a CDS encoding CBS domain-containing protein: MSFTVKGTQYRVSTPNLESIQDFPYVFKWAKLPGKTIAISRVIVTLINPIEKNEAEIVFSVFSAAESFSRTFRSVSDLVRTCDQVETQSIVKESVSKFYFDIKPPVTLANKNDRIELLVKRKPKLAEENYVMSEGWMSDTEEVTVKEILRPAIDVKQGMLVSEAAKLMAKHKVGSLLVRKDEDVLLGPTAGIVTEADLLEKVLSRGLNPKRITVEGIMTTPIVTVNSQTSLDEAIEVMVKKNIRRLPIEEKGKIIGIIVDQDIVRAIPIYFRGASKKRIFFSE, encoded by the coding sequence ATGAGTTTTACTGTTAAGGGAACCCAGTATCGTGTGAGCACGCCTAACCTCGAAAGCATCCAAGACTTTCCTTACGTTTTCAAATGGGCTAAGTTGCCGGGCAAGACCATTGCCATTTCCAGGGTGATTGTGACGCTCATAAACCCCATTGAAAAGAATGAGGCTGAGATAGTTTTCAGCGTGTTCAGCGCTGCCGAAAGCTTCAGCAGAACCTTCAGGTCAGTGAGCGACCTCGTGAGGACGTGCGACCAAGTTGAGACACAGAGCATAGTCAAAGAATCCGTTTCAAAGTTTTATTTCGACATCAAGCCTCCTGTGACTTTGGCGAACAAGAATGACCGCATTGAACTCCTTGTTAAGAGAAAACCAAAGCTTGCCGAAGAGAACTACGTCATGTCCGAGGGCTGGATGAGCGATACGGAAGAGGTTACGGTGAAGGAGATCCTGCGTCCAGCTATCGATGTTAAACAGGGTATGTTGGTGAGCGAAGCTGCGAAGTTGATGGCTAAGCATAAGGTTGGCTCACTATTGGTTAGAAAGGATGAAGACGTTCTGCTTGGTCCAACTGCGGGCATAGTTACTGAAGCCGATCTGCTTGAAAAGGTTCTTAGCAGAGGGTTAAACCCAAAGAGAATCACTGTGGAAGGCATTATGACCACTCCGATAGTCACGGTTAACAGTCAAACAAGCCTAGACGAAGCAATAGAAGTCATGGTTAAGAAGAATATTCGGAGGCTTCCTATTGAAGAGAAAGGCAAGATTATTGGGATAATTGTCGATCAGGACATAGTTAGGGCTATACCAATTTACTTTCGGGGTGCTTCAAAGAAACGCATTTTCTTCTCGGAGTAA
- a CDS encoding hydrogenase maturation protease, producing the protein MSEETLPEYVKKPVLILGVGNLLFGDDGFGPAVVDYMLRNCKIPDEVYVMDVGIGAGDVLFTVGLSPKKPKKIIVLDAVDVKRKPGEIFELSLDDLPANKITDFSMHLFPAANLLKELRDQMGIDIVILACQAERIPDDVNPGLSDSVKEALLRAAEKALELAQTTRSERKTD; encoded by the coding sequence ATGTCTGAGGAAACCCTGCCAGAGTACGTCAAGAAACCTGTGCTCATTTTAGGTGTTGGCAACTTGCTCTTCGGAGACGACGGTTTCGGTCCAGCCGTCGTTGACTACATGCTAAGAAACTGCAAGATTCCAGACGAAGTTTATGTCATGGATGTGGGAATCGGAGCGGGCGACGTGCTATTCACCGTGGGCCTAAGCCCAAAGAAACCCAAGAAAATCATTGTTCTGGACGCAGTTGATGTAAAAAGAAAACCCGGAGAAATATTCGAGTTGTCACTAGACGACTTGCCAGCGAACAAGATCACAGATTTCTCAATGCACCTATTTCCAGCCGCAAACCTCTTGAAGGAACTGAGGGATCAAATGGGCATCGACATCGTCATTCTAGCCTGTCAAGCAGAGCGAATACCAGACGATGTCAACCCTGGGCTCTCAGACTCTGTGAAGGAGGCTTTGCTAAGAGCAGCAGAGAAGGCGCTGGAGCTTGCCCAGACGACTCGTTCTGAGAGAAAAACTGATTAG